A genomic window from Lotus japonicus ecotype B-129 chromosome 1, LjGifu_v1.2 includes:
- the LOC130715653 gene encoding protein SUPPRESSOR OF GENE SILENCING 3: MSSRRGGVSKGKTIAESHAQIEQLTQGVADTNLDPGQDDGQWEVYGKKSKNRAGSSAAKPWGSQAHNSNPRAWGNTNMAQKPGMQNLGGGAGRASGNPWQTQNANLRRPAGRGNGGPQVPSTGYQNYNVTSNPLIRPPLEHGWNWQSRTGSMQSNVRNEFPPEDLERNNDVDDDDEEEEEDLLEDSDDDLLSDGDDSDASQKSHETRKKSRWFREFFEILDGLTIEQINDPERQWHCAACQGGPGAIDWFRGLQPLMAHAKTKGSKRVKIHRELAVLLDEELQRRGTSVIPAGEAFGKWKGLKNEEKDHEIVWPPMVVIQNTKLEQDENDKWIGMGNQELLDSFSTYAAVRARHAYGPQGHRGMSILIFEASASGYLEAERLHKHFSEQGTDKNAWFGGRRSLFLPGGNRQLFGYMATKEDLDIFNKHCPVKSSSRLKYDMRSYQEMVVNQIRQMNEDNQQLIYLKNKVDKEKKHSKALEESFGIVSEKLRKTMQENRIVLLRTKEQQKENKEEMDMQEEFFKEQIRVIHDSRNAKDEDFERMQQEEREKVKQSSAGPLNAEERRLKVDEYLKFVEVQDKEMENFVAQKEELIQAHDESIAAMKRRHWEEEVEMEKKFDEELAKLMQKYSPSHPEKKSNGNF; this comes from the exons ATGAGTTCAAGAAGAGGAGGAGTGTCCAAAGGAAAAACCATTGCTGAATCTCATGCACAGATTGAGCAGTTGACTCAGGGTGTTGCTGACACTAACCTGGATCCGGGACAAGATGATGGTCAATGGGAAGTATATGGAAAGAAATCCAAGAACAGAGCTGGAAGCAGTGCTGCAAAACCATGGGGCTCTCAAGCCCATAACTCTAATCCTAGGGCATGGGGAAACACAAATATGGCTCAAAAGCCGGGCATGCAGAATCTTGGTGGTGGAGCTGGAAGAGCTTCGGGAAATCCCTGGCAGACACAAAATGCTAACTTAAGGAGACCAGCTGGTAGAGGAAATGGAGGGCCTCAGGTACCTTCAACTGGATATCAAAACTACAATGTGACCTCTAATCCTTTGATTCGACCTCCGTTGGAGCATGGATGGAATTGGCAATCTAGAACTGGTTCAATGCAGTCCAATGTAAGGAATGAGTTTCCACCAGAGGACCTTGAAAGGAATaatgatgttgatgatgatgatgaggaggaggaggaggatcttttggaagattctgatgatgatCTGCTGAGTGATGGGGATGATTCTGACGCTAGTCAAAAGAGTCACGAGACACGGAAGAAGAGTAGATGGTTTCGAGAATTCTTTGAGATTTTAGATGGCCTGACTATTGAACAGATAAATGATCCAGAAAGACAGTGGCATTGTGCAGCTTGTCAAGGTGGTCCTGGTGCTATTGATTGGTTCAGAGGACTGCAGCCTCTGATGGCACATGCCAAGACCAAGGGGTCAAAAAGGGTGAAGATTCACAGGGAGCTTGCTGTGCTTTTGGATGAGGAATTGCAAAGAAGAGGCACTTCAGTTATTCCAGCTGGGGAAGCATTTGGTAAATGGAAAGGtttgaaaaatgaagagaaagatcATGAAATAGTTTGGCCTCCAATGGTTGTCATTCAGAATACAAAGCTTGAACAGGATGAAAATGATAAG TGGATAGGTATGGGTAACCAAGAGCTTCTTGATTCTTTTAGCACATATGCAGCTGTGAGGGCACGGCATGCTTATGGTCCCCAGGGTCATCGTGGGATGAGTATTTTAATATTTGAAGCCTCAGCTAGTGGTTATCTAGAGGCAGAGCGTCTGCACAAGCATTTTTCTGAGCAAGGGACTGACAAAAATGCTTGGTTTGGTGGTCGACGCAGTTTATTTCTTCCTGGTGGGAATCGCCAGCTCTTTGGGTACATGGCCACCAAAGAAGACCTGGACATTTTCAATAAGCATTGCCCAG TTAAATCTAGTTCTAGACTCAAATATGACATGAGATCATATCAGGAGATGGTAGTAAACCAAATTCGGCAAATGAATGAGGATAACCAGCAACTTATCTATTTGAAGAACAAGGTtgacaaagaaaaaaaacactCAAAAGCCCTTGAGGAATCCTTTGGTATAGTGAGTGAGAAGCTGCGAAAGACAATGCAGGAAAATCGCATTGTGCTGCTGAGAACTAAAGagcaacaaaaagaaaacaaagaagaG ATGGACATGCAAGAAGAATTCTTCAAGGAACAGATCAGAGTCATTCATGATTCAAGGAATGCAAAGGATGAAGATTTTGAGAGGATGCAGCAGGAGGAACGTGAGAAGGTGAAGCAGTCAAGCGCTGGTCCTTTAAATGCAGAGGAACGGAGGCTCAA GGTGGATGAATATCTGAAATTTGTTGAGGTCCAAGACAAAGAAATGGAGAACTTTGTTGCACAAAAGGAGGAACTGATCCAGGCTCATGATGAGAGTATTGCTGCCATGAAGAGGAGGCACTGGGAGGAAGAGGTGGAGATGGAGAAGAAGTTTGATGAGGAGCTTGCCAAACTCATGCAGAAGTACTCCCCATCTCACCCTGAGAAAAAGTCCAATGGTAACTTCTGA
- the LOC130747376 gene encoding uncharacterized protein LOC130747376 produces MRMSLPGSYEVDMPQERKLANVEDRHDVPIAVFATREELLDWAKSVGKQLGFVIIIRRSDCWSKGRGSKGMHLIILVCEMSGKYKPYKSVLVRKGTGTKKYDCPFRLKARYTSEDGLGRLTVVRGDHNHQPAETLVGHAYGGRLTSQEKNMVGKMVDNRVKPGNMLLALKDANPQNLTTIRQVYNERMTHIRAKRGQLSEMQPLMRLLEEDSTYKTNKYMIPLLEMVGMTSVEFTYTIGFGYMCNEREPEVTWALEKLRGLLLREEDMPKVMGKCKLTIQKEMWDDVGDAWNKVMYAESAEEFNAGMDFLRSLVEEHYDLMNYIKETWLLIKHKFVKYAIDRYMHMGNTTTNRVEGAHAKLKACIKDSKSDMCAAWAAMNRCTLLQYTRINAAFQASIFIREHTFKDKLYDNLRGVVSRYALMMIAKEKACVGKCGCTIRRTHNLPCSCRLGMMTTIPLTAVDQHWRRLTSTSAPDESQPVLGLSIATKFEVIAKMFEEANVSRRQAIKERLREIAYPDQTSMCPPPNKLPTRGQANEPKGSTRRIPCAWENVDALHGSKQASNSSAPQGKGRKTRSEKWKSIPSKQSAPKKRSKRIASKSAQLPPQHPKGKVYSANYIHEVPEFLREYVIDIHNVEDDDNCGYRCISSLMGKGEQNWRQVREDMIKELTLRQGVYHGMYDTDKHYKKVLQALHLAPNKFATEEKWLCVPDMGHIVATMYQVLILSDFPLPTVNPQWMYHCTVEARGWQLPYLDRMALFNKLSREANVDIHKVDGIINLVED; encoded by the exons ATGAG GATGAGTCTCCCTGGGTCATATGAAGTGGACATGCCACAAGAAAGGAAATTAGCCAATGTAGAAGATCGACATGATGTGCCAATTGCA GTTTTTGCTACTCGGGAGGAGCTTTTGGATTGGGCTAAGAGTGTAGGAAAGCAACTAGGCTTTGTGATCATTATTAGAAGGTCTGATTGTTGGAGCAAGGGTCGTGGGAGTAAAGGCATGCACTTGATTATTTTGGTGTGCGAGATGAGCGGCAAGTACAAACCGTACAAGTCTGTGTTGGTGCGGAAGGGGACAGGAACCAAGAAATATGATTGTCCGTTCAGGCTCAAGGCGAGATACACATCAGAAGATGGTTTGGGGAGGTTGACTGTAGTACGTGGCGACCACAACCATCAGCCAGCCGAGACTCTGGTTGGCCATGCCTATGGCGGTCGCCTTACAAGTCAAGAAAAGAATATGGTTGGTAAAATGGTTGACAATAGAGTGAAGCCAGGTAACATGTTGCTGGCATTGAAGGATGCCAACCCTCAGAATCTGACTACCATAAGACAAGTGTACAATGAGCGGATGACACACATTAGGGCCAAGAGGGGACAATTGTCAGAGATGCAGCCCTTGATGAGGTTGTTAGAGGAAGACAG CACGTACAAGACCAACAAGTATATGATACCATTGCTGGAGATGGTTGGCATGACATCAGTTGAATTCACATACACCATCGGTTTTGGCTACATGTGCAATGAACGTGAACCTGAAGTTACATGGGCACTTGAAAAACTAAGGGGGTTGCTACTTAGAGAAGAGGACATGCCTAAAGTCATG GGAAAGTGCAAGCTCACTATCCAGAAGGAGATGTGGGATGATGTCGGGGACGCATGGAATAAAGTCATGTATGCCGAGTCAGCGGAGGAGTTTAATGCAGGCATGGACTTCTTACGTTCACTTGTTGAGGAGCACTATGACCTTATGAATTACATTAAGGAAACTTGGTTGCTGATTAAGCACAAGTTTGTGAAGTATGCGATTGACCGTTATATGCACATGGGTAACACAACTACTAACAG GGTTGAAGGTGCACACGCAAAACTGAAAGCGTGCATCAAAGATAGCAAGAGTGACATGTGTGCGGCTTGGGCAGCTATGAACAGGTGCACACTTCTCCAGTATACAAGGATTAATGCTGCTTTTCAAGCAAGTATCTTCATCAGAGAGCATACATTTAAGGACAAGTTGTACGACAACCTGCGTGGTGTAGTCTCAAGATATGCCCTCATGATGATCGCAAAGGAGAAAGCGTGCGTTGGAAAATGCGGCTGCACTATCAGGAGGACACACAACCTGCCTTGTTCATGTCGCCTTGGTATGATGACCACTATTCCATTGACGGCAGTGGACCAACATTGGAGGAGGCTTACATCAACATCTGCACCTGATGAATCCCAACCTGTTTTGGGATTGAGCATTGCGACAAAGTTCGAGGTCATTGCAAAGATGTTTGAAGAAGCTAATGTTTCGAGAAGACAAGCTATCAAAGAGAGGCTTCGGGAGATTGCATACCCGGATCAGACTTCTATGTGTCCTCCTCCAAACAAGTTGCCTACAAGGGGTCAGGCCAATGAACCTAAGGGTTCTACCAGACGCATTCCTTGTGCTTGGGAGAATGTTGATGCATTACATGGGTCAAAGCAAGCTAGCAACTCATCAGCTCCACAAGGCAAGGGGCGTAAGACCCGGTCGGAAAAATGGAAGAGCATTCCTTCGAAGCAATCTGCacctaagaagagaagcaagAGGATAGCAAGCAAGTCAGCTCAGCTCCCGCCACAGCACCCGAAAGGCAAAGTTTACTCGGCCAACTACATCCATGAAGTGCCCGAATTCCTCCGTGAATATGTCATTGACATTCacaatgttgaagatgatgacaatTGTGGATATAGATGCATTTCTTCCTTGATGGGTAAGGGAGAACAAAATTGGCGTCAAGTCCGAGAAGACATGATAAAGGAGCTTACATTACGGCAAGGTGTTTATCATGGTATGTATGACACCGACAAACATTACAAAAAAGTACTACAAGCCTTGCATCTTGCTCCAAATAAGTTTGCAACGGAGGAGAAGTGGTTATGCGTGCCGGATATGGGCCACATTGTTGCTACGATGTACCAG GTGCTTATTTTAAGTGACTTTCCTTTGCCAACGGTTAATCCACAATGGATGTATCATTGTACTGTTGAAGCTCGTGGTTGGCAGCTACCATACCTGGATCGCATGGCCCtattcaacaaactctcccgaGAGGCAAATGTAGACATACATAAGGTCGATGGAATCATAAATCTTGTTGAAGATTAG
- the LOC130715700 gene encoding pentatricopeptide repeat-containing protein At5g48910-like, which yields MNRVYNLHATLIKTGQHNNPLSLRTFFLRCAELPSADTASYAAAVLLRFPIPDPTPYNTVIRHLALHSPTLATTLFSHMHRTGVPVDHFTFPLILRHSLPRLKPHHLHPLILKLGFASNIFVQNALINAYGSSGSLNLAVHLFDEMPQRDLASWSTLIVCFTNNGYPAEALSLFQQMQLGDPQVPESTDGVMMLSVISAVSSLGALELGIWVHAYIRRAGLGLTVPLGTALINMYSRCGSIDRSVKVFEEMPHRNVVTWTSLITGLAVHGRSREALRAFRDMREAGLRPDGAAYTAALVACSHGGLVEDGWRVFESMRSEYGVYPMLEHYGCMVDLLGRAGMLLEAFKFVEDMPIKPNSVIWRTLLGACVNHNDLVLAEKAKERVNELDPHHDGDYVLLSNAYGGVGNWGGKAGVRNSMRENRIVKEPGLSVVHIDQVVHEFVSGDNSHPQWEEIMKFLVSVVDTIKLGGYAPNTSSVLHDIQEEEKEHSLGYHSEKLAVAFVLLYHRDRKAIRVIKNLRICYDCHSFMKHVSGIFDKDIIIRDRNRFHHFSKGSCSCGDFW from the coding sequence ATGAATAGGGTATACAACCTACATGCTACACTGATCAAAACCGGCCAACACAACAACCCCCTCTCTCTCCGAACCTTCTTCCTCCGCTGCGCAGAGTTACCGTCCGCCGACACCGCAAGCTATGCCGCCGCCGTGTTGCTCCGCTTCCCCATACCCGACCCGACCCCCTACAACACCGTCATCCGACACCTGGCACTCCACTCTCCCACCCTTGCCACCACCCTCTTCTCCCACATGCACCGAACCGGCGTCCCCGTCGACCACTTCACCTTCCCCCTCATCCTCCGACACTCCCTCCCTCGCCTGAAACCCCACCACCTCCACCCCCTCATTCTCAAGCTTGGCTTCGCTTCCAACATCTTCGTCCAGAACGCACTCATCAATGCATACGGTTCTTCTGGCTCCCTCAACCTGGCAGTGCACCTGTTCGATGAAATGCCCCAGAGGGACCTGGCTTCTTGGTCCACCTTGATTGTTTGTTTCACCAACAACGGTTACCCTGCTGAAGCCCTTTCACTTTTCCAACAAATGCAGCTGGGTGACCCTCAGGTTCCGGAATCCACTGATGGGGTTATGATGCTGAGCGTGATATCCGCAGTTTCGAGCTTAGGTGCTTTGGAATTGGGCATCTGGGTTCATGCTTATATTCGTAGGGCTGGGCTTGGCCTTACTGTTCCGCTCGGTACTGCTCTTATTAACATGTACTCGAGATGTGGGTCGATTGATCGTTCGGTCAAGGTGTTCGAGGAAATGCCGCATAGGAACGTGGTTACGTGGACCTCGTTGATTACTGGCCTTGCGGTTCATGGTCGTAGCAGGGAAGCTCTGAGAGCGTTTCGTGACATGAGGGAGGCTGGTTTGAGGCCTGACGGTGCTGCGTACACCGCTGCGTTGGTGGCTTGTAGTCATGGCGGTCTTGTGGAGGATGGGTGGCGGGTTTTCGAGAGCATGCGGAGTGAGTATGGCGTTTATCCCATGCTTGAGCATTATGGTTGCATGGTTGACCTTCTTGGCCGTGCTGGGATGCTCCTTGAAGCTTTTAAATTCGTGGAGGATATGCCTATCAAGCCAAACTCTGTCATTTGGAGGACCTTGCTTGGGGCGTGTGTGAACCACAATGATCTTGTGTTAGCTGAGAAGGCCAAGGAGAGGGTCAATGAGCTGGACCCTCATCATGATGGTGATTATGTGCTTTTATCCAATGCATATGGTGGAGTTGGTAACTGGGGTGGGAAGGCTGGCGTGAGAAATTCTATGAGGGAGAATAGAATTGTGAAGGAGCCTGGCCTTAGTGTGGTTCACATTGATCAAGTGGTTCATGAGTTTGTATCTGGAGATAATTCTCATCCACAATGGGAGGAGATTATGAAGTTTTTAGTTTCAGTCGTAGATACCATAAAACTTGGAGGTTATGCCCCTAACACGTCCTCTGTGCTACATGATATTCAGGAGGAAGAGAAAGAGCATAGTCTGGGCTATCATAGTGAGAAATTGGCTGTGGCTTTTGTGCTTCTTTATCACAGGGATAGGAAGGCCATTAGGGTCATCAAGAATCTTAGGATTTGTTATGACTGTCATAGTTTCATGAAGCATGTTTCAGGTATCTTTGACAAAGATATAATTATTAGGGATCGAAATCGGTTCCATCATTTTAGCAAGGGATCATGTTCTTGCGGAGATTTTTGGTAA
- the LOC130715706 gene encoding protein FRIGIDA encodes MATPDTSVTVKEEKYLPDENLANGPPSIPPANQPDDGGAQLAKSVNELTDLATAIQAFKSRYDELQRHLNYIERTIDTRTKELQSRTPKPAVEKVTVVNGDVSRAELKTKAEGDVKGEENELVSLCQTMCSRGLRRYILSHLAEVKMLGEQVPEALKSAPKPSKLVFECIGRFFLQGSKAYTKDSPMVTARLASVLVLEYYLLSGRVDSEAQEEDPSLNKEASQAAVSWRKRLIVEGGVANACEIDARGLVLFIACYGIPIDFLNEDVWNLVRLSNPREISKALRQSQALLMRVTDIAEVMMKRGKVVDALDLAYTFGFEEKFSPKTTLTSFLYKSDEVWKKAKQDARDFPILLKEANEKYLAALKSIVNSLEGHKVDLEELLPGWELKEKILILENDISDINKIFDDTLVNKRKMDKNNSSIKMKVPEAKRTRFPVKDQPVTSPSLARLHEQRFASHMDGSLTPNFVDGRLYGHPNYPSAAYAHHIGSVSGSLPESYHGSAVPSRVKMLGGAIADPAMSAGIGYPPSSFSGYQGDAMVDNVGSKSYLYRWQGIEEGSHPYDRSVGQSFVGQPSPAQVNHLYGRTSAEGLAGLPDHLPVGVPSRSRVSDLYSFADSVFDA; translated from the exons ATGGCAACCCCTGATACCTCCGTCACAGTCAAGGAAGAAAAATACCTACCCGACGAAAACCTCGCTAACGGACCACCGTCAATTCCACCGGCGAACCAACCCGACGACGGCGGCGCCCAATTAGCCAAATCGGTGAACGAACTCACCGACCTCGCCACCGCCATTCAAGCTTTCAAGAGCAGGTACGATGAACTGCAGAGGCATCTCAATTACATCGAGCGAACCATCGATACCAGGACCAAGGAGCTCCAATCTCGAACCCCCAAACCCGCGGTCGAGAAAGTCACCGTCGTAAACGGCGACGTTTCGCGAGCGGAATTGAAAACCAAGGCGGAGGGTGATGTAAAAGGAGAAGAAAACGAGCTTGTTTCGCTGTGTCAAACCATGTGTAGCCGTGGCCTGCGTAGGTACATTTTGTCGCATCTTGCCGAGGTGAAGATGCTTGGGGAGCAAGTCCCTGAGGCTCTGAAGAGTGCGCCGAAGCCGTCGAAATTGGTGTTTGAATGCATTGGGAGGTTTTTTCTGCAGGGTAGCAAGGCTTACACCAAGGACTCGCCTATGGTTACTGCGAGGCTGGCTTCGGTTCTGGTTTTGGAGTATTATCTGTTGTCTGGTCGCGTTGATAGCGAGGCGCAGGAGGAGGACCCTTCACTGAACAAAGAAGCCTCCCAGGCCGCGGTTTCGTGGAGGAAGAGGCTCATTGTTGAGGGGGGTGTGGCGAATGCCTGTGAAATCGATGCGAGGGGCTTGGTTCTTTTCATTGCCTGCTATGGGATCCCTATTGATTTTTTGAACGAGGATGTTTGGAACTTGGTTCGGTTGAGCAATCCCAGAGAAATCTCGAAAGCCCTTCGCCAGTCTCAGGCTTTACTTATGAGGGTTACag ATATTGCAGAAGTAATGATGAAAAGGGGCAAGGTTGTTGACGCTCTTGACTTGGCTTATACCTTTGGGTTTGAAGAGAAATTTTCTCCCAAGACAACTCTGACTTCATTTCTATACAAGTCTGATGAAGTTTGGAAGAAAGCCAAACAAGATGCACGTGATTTTCCTATTTTGCTG AAGGAAGCAAATGAAAAATACTTAGCTGCTTTGAAATCTATTGTCAACAGTTTGGAAGGTCACAAGGTCGACTTAGAAGAACTTCTTCCTGGGTGGGAACTTAAGGAAAAAATTCTCATCTTGGAGAATGATATCAGTGATATCAATAAAATATTCGATGATACATTAGTGAACAAGAGGAAAATGGATAAAAACAATTCCTCAATCAAAATGAAGGTTCCAGAGGCAAAACGAACAAGGTTCCCTGTGAAAGATCAACCTGTCACATCACCTTCACTCGCTCGCTTGCATGAGCAAAGGTTCGCTAGTCATATGGATGGCTCATTGACGCCAAATTTTGTTGATGGCAGATTATATGGTCACCCAAATTATCCCAGTGCAGCGTATGCGCACCACATTGGATCTGTTTCAGGGTCTTTGCCAGAAAGTTATCATGGAAGTGCAGTGCCAAGTAGGGTTAAAATGCTTGGAGGAGCTATAGCTGACCCTGCCATGTCAGCTGGAATTGGTTACCCACCCAGTTCATTTTCAGGGTACCAGGGGGATGCGATGGTAGACAATGTTGGAAGCAAGAGTTATCTGTATAGATGGCAAGGAATAGAGGAAGGTTCACATCCTTATGATAGGTCAGTTGGGCAGAGTTTTGTGGGACAACCTTCACCAGCTCAAGTAAATCATTTGTATGGGAGAACATCTGCAGAAGGTCTTGCAGGTTTGCCGGATCATCTGCCTGTCGGTGTTCCTAGTCGCAGTAGAGTTTCTGATTTGTATAGCTTTGCTGATTCTGTATTCGATGCATAG